The following proteins come from a genomic window of Streptomyces sp. NBC_01716:
- a CDS encoding TIGR03084 family metal-binding protein codes for MSDPAAPILDDLRSESEELDRLVVELDDTGWSLATPAAGWTVAHQIAHLTWTDTACVLAVTDETAFADLAAKALATPATFVDEGTDAGAVLPPGQLLTRWREGRERLQAALRSLPAGARFPWYGPPMSAPSMATARLMETWAHGQDVADALGVRREPTARLRHVAWIGVRARDYAYLVHGEQPPAAPFRVELTGPGGELWAYGPEGAGQRVTGPALDFCLLATQRAHRADLAVRAEGADADRWLDIAQAFAGPAGPGRPAKSGRPAKGA; via the coding sequence GTTGGACGACACGGGCTGGTCGCTCGCGACCCCGGCGGCGGGCTGGACCGTCGCCCACCAGATCGCCCATCTCACCTGGACCGACACCGCGTGCGTCCTCGCCGTCACCGACGAGACCGCCTTCGCCGACCTGGCCGCGAAGGCGCTCGCCACCCCCGCCACCTTCGTGGACGAGGGCACCGATGCCGGCGCCGTACTGCCGCCCGGCCAGCTCCTCACCCGCTGGCGCGAGGGCCGCGAACGGCTCCAGGCGGCGCTGCGCTCCCTGCCCGCCGGTGCGCGTTTCCCCTGGTACGGGCCCCCGATGAGCGCGCCGTCGATGGCGACCGCGCGGCTGATGGAGACCTGGGCGCACGGCCAGGACGTCGCCGACGCGCTTGGCGTACGGCGCGAGCCCACCGCCCGGCTGCGGCATGTGGCGTGGATCGGCGTACGGGCCCGCGACTACGCCTACCTCGTGCACGGCGAGCAGCCGCCCGCAGCCCCCTTCCGGGTCGAACTCACGGGCCCCGGAGGGGAGTTGTGGGCGTACGGCCCCGAGGGCGCCGGCCAGCGCGTCACCGGGCCCGCCCTCGACTTCTGCCTGCTGGCCACGCAGCGCGCCCACCGCGCGGACCTCGCCGTACGGGCCGAGGGCGCGGACGCCGACCGCTGGCTGGACATCGCGCAGGCCTTCGCGGGCCCGGCAGGCCCCGGCCGCCCGGCGAAATCCGGCCGCCCGGCGAAGGGGGCGTGA
- a CDS encoding acyclic terpene utilization AtuA family protein, protein MPDTTPGPGPGPDPGVLRIGNASGFYGDRFDALREMLTGGPLDVVTGDYLAELTMLILGRDRLKNPASGYAKTFLRQLEEGLGLAHERGVKIVANAGGLNPAGLAAAVRELAERVGVPVRVAHVEGDDLLAARDWGEGVLTANAYLGGAGIAQCLRAGADVVVTGRVTDAALVTGPAAAHFGWDGHGPGDPDALAGPGALARLDALAGAVVAGHVLECGTQATGGNYAFFAAHDGGSGVRRPGFPLAEIHADGSAVITKHPGTGGIVDIGTVTAQLLYETGGARYAGPDVTARLDTVRLSQDGPERVRISGVRGEAPPPTLKVGLNRIGGWRNEIVFVLTGLDIDAKARLVKDQVADALATRPPADVRWELARTDRADADTEETASALLRLVVRDPDPDAVGRAVSGAAIELALGSYPGFHVTAPPGKGAPYGVFEAAYVAAAEVPHTAVLPDGTRVRVPTPVHTRPLEPVHEPTLPVPLPAGPTRRAPLGVIAGARSGDKGGDANVGVWVRTDEDWRWLAHTLTVDLFRELAPEARDLTVVRHVLPHLRALNFTVRGLLGEGVAAQARFDPQAKALGEWLRSRHVDIPEVLL, encoded by the coding sequence GTGCCGGACACCACCCCCGGCCCTGGTCCCGGTCCCGACCCCGGCGTCCTGCGGATCGGCAACGCCTCCGGCTTCTACGGCGACCGTTTCGACGCGCTGCGCGAGATGCTCACCGGCGGCCCCCTCGATGTCGTCACCGGCGACTACCTCGCCGAGCTGACCATGCTCATCCTCGGCCGCGACCGGCTGAAGAACCCGGCGTCCGGCTACGCCAAGACCTTCCTGCGTCAGTTGGAGGAAGGGCTCGGGCTGGCGCACGAGCGCGGCGTGAAGATCGTCGCCAACGCGGGCGGGCTGAACCCGGCCGGACTGGCCGCCGCCGTACGCGAACTGGCCGAGCGCGTCGGCGTCCCGGTGCGCGTCGCGCACGTCGAGGGCGACGACCTGCTGGCCGCCCGCGACTGGGGCGAGGGCGTGCTCACCGCCAACGCCTACCTCGGCGGCGCCGGCATCGCCCAGTGCCTGCGCGCGGGCGCCGACGTCGTGGTGACCGGACGGGTCACGGACGCGGCCCTCGTCACCGGCCCCGCCGCCGCGCACTTCGGCTGGGACGGCCACGGGCCCGGTGATCCCGACGCGCTCGCGGGCCCCGGCGCGCTCGCACGCCTCGACGCGCTCGCGGGCGCGGTCGTCGCCGGGCACGTCCTGGAGTGCGGCACCCAGGCCACCGGCGGCAACTACGCCTTCTTCGCCGCGCACGACGGCGGGAGCGGCGTCCGCCGCCCCGGCTTCCCGCTCGCCGAAATCCACGCCGACGGCTCCGCCGTCATCACCAAGCACCCCGGCACCGGCGGGATCGTCGACATCGGCACCGTCACCGCGCAGTTGCTGTACGAGACCGGGGGCGCACGGTACGCGGGCCCGGACGTGACGGCCCGGCTCGACACCGTACGGCTCAGCCAGGACGGCCCCGAGCGGGTCAGGATCTCCGGCGTACGCGGCGAGGCGCCGCCCCCCACGCTCAAGGTCGGGCTCAACCGGATCGGCGGCTGGCGCAACGAGATCGTGTTCGTGCTGACCGGCCTCGACATCGACGCGAAGGCACGGCTGGTGAAGGACCAGGTCGCCGACGCGCTCGCCACCCGGCCGCCCGCCGACGTCCGCTGGGAACTCGCCCGCACCGACCGGGCGGACGCCGACACCGAGGAGACCGCGAGCGCGCTGCTGCGGCTCGTCGTCCGTGACCCCGACCCGGACGCCGTCGGCCGGGCGGTCAGCGGCGCCGCGATCGAGCTGGCGCTGGGCAGTTACCCCGGTTTCCATGTGACGGCGCCGCCGGGGAAGGGTGCGCCGTACGGCGTCTTCGAGGCGGCGTACGTGGCGGCGGCCGAGGTCCCGCACACGGCGGTGCTGCCGGACGGCACCCGCGTCCGGGTCCCGACTCCCGTACACACCAGGCCACTTGAGCCGGTCCACGAACCGACGCTCCCCGTCCCCCTCCCCGCAGGCCCCACCCGCCGAGCCCCCCTCGGGGTGATCGCCGGTGCCCGCAGCGGCGACAAGGGAGGCGACGCCAACGTCGGAGTGTGGGTCCGCACCGACGAGGACTGGCGCTGGCTCGCGCACACGCTGACCGTCGACCTGTTCCGTGAACTCGCCCCCGAAGCACGGGACTTGACCGTCGTACGGCATGTCCTGCCCCACTTGCGTGCCCTCAACTTCACGGTCCGGGGTCTCCTCGGCGAGGGCGTCGCCGCCCAGGCCCGGTTCGACCCGCAGGCCAAGGCGCTCGGCGAGTGGCTGCGCTCCCGGCACGTCGACATCCCGGAGGTTCTGCTGTGA
- a CDS encoding acyl-CoA carboxylase subunit beta produces the protein MTVLHSALDPASPEHAAHRAEMLTRLAELGAEHAKALAGGGEKYVARHRTRGKLLARERIELLLDPDTPFLELSPLAAWGSDYPVGASMVTGIGVVEGVECVITANDPTVRGGASNPWTLKKALRANQIAYENRLPLISLVESGGADLPSQKEIFIPGGALFRDLTRLSAAGIPTVAVVFGNSTAGGAYVPGMSDHTVMIEERSKVFLGGPPLVKMATGEESDDESLGGAEMHARTSGLADHFAVDEPDAIRQARRIVARLNHRKAQPDPGPAEPPKYDGEELLGIVPGDLKIPFDPREVVARIVDGSDFDEFKPLYGPSLVTGWARLHGYPVGVLANAQGVLFSAESQKAAQFIQLANQRDIPLVFLHNTTGYMVGKEYEQGGIIKHGAMMINAVANSKVPHLSVLVGASYGAGHYGMCGRAYDPRFLFAWPSAKSAVMGPQQLAGVLSIVSRAAATAKGQPYDEDGDAALRAMVEAQIEAESLPVFLSGRLYDDGVIDPRDTRTVLGLCLSAVHTAPVEGVRGGFGVFRM, from the coding sequence GTGACCGTGCTCCACTCGGCGTTGGACCCCGCGTCCCCCGAACACGCCGCACACCGCGCCGAGATGCTCACCAGACTCGCCGAACTCGGCGCCGAGCACGCCAAGGCGCTGGCCGGCGGCGGTGAGAAGTACGTGGCCCGGCACCGTACACGCGGAAAGCTCCTCGCCCGCGAGCGGATCGAGCTGCTGCTCGACCCCGACACCCCGTTCCTGGAGCTGTCCCCACTCGCGGCCTGGGGCAGCGACTACCCCGTCGGCGCGTCCATGGTCACCGGGATCGGCGTGGTCGAGGGCGTCGAATGCGTCATCACCGCCAACGACCCGACGGTGCGCGGCGGCGCGTCCAACCCCTGGACGCTGAAGAAGGCCCTGCGTGCCAACCAGATCGCGTACGAGAACCGGCTGCCGCTCATCAGCCTCGTCGAGTCCGGCGGCGCCGACCTCCCCTCCCAGAAAGAGATCTTCATCCCCGGCGGCGCGCTCTTCCGCGACCTGACGCGGCTGTCCGCCGCCGGGATCCCCACCGTCGCGGTCGTCTTCGGCAACTCGACGGCGGGCGGGGCGTATGTGCCCGGCATGTCCGACCACACCGTGATGATCGAGGAGCGGTCGAAGGTCTTCCTCGGCGGACCGCCGCTCGTGAAGATGGCGACGGGCGAGGAGAGCGACGACGAATCGCTCGGCGGCGCTGAGATGCACGCCCGTACGTCGGGGCTCGCCGACCACTTCGCGGTGGACGAGCCCGACGCGATCCGCCAGGCGCGGCGGATCGTCGCGCGCCTCAACCACCGCAAGGCGCAGCCGGATCCCGGCCCCGCCGAGCCGCCCAAGTACGACGGGGAAGAGCTGCTGGGCATCGTCCCCGGCGATCTGAAGATCCCCTTCGACCCGCGCGAGGTGGTGGCGCGGATCGTCGACGGCTCGGACTTCGACGAGTTCAAGCCGCTGTACGGGCCGAGCCTGGTGACGGGCTGGGCACGGCTGCACGGCTATCCGGTGGGGGTGCTGGCCAACGCGCAGGGCGTGTTGTTCAGCGCCGAGTCGCAGAAGGCCGCGCAGTTCATCCAGCTCGCCAACCAGCGTGACATCCCGCTGGTGTTCCTGCACAACACCACCGGCTACATGGTCGGCAAGGAGTACGAGCAGGGCGGCATCATCAAGCACGGCGCGATGATGATCAACGCGGTCGCCAACTCGAAGGTCCCGCATCTGTCGGTGCTGGTGGGCGCGTCGTACGGCGCCGGGCACTACGGCATGTGCGGCCGGGCCTACGACCCGCGGTTCCTCTTCGCCTGGCCGAGCGCCAAGTCGGCGGTGATGGGGCCGCAGCAGCTGGCGGGTGTGCTGTCGATCGTGTCCCGCGCGGCGGCGACGGCCAAGGGACAGCCGTACGACGAGGACGGCGACGCGGCGCTGCGCGCGATGGTGGAGGCGCAGATCGAGGCGGAGTCGCTGCCGGTGTTCCTGTCCGGGCGGCTCTACGACGACGGGGTCATCGACCCGCGCGACACCCGTACGGTGCTCGGCCTGTGCCTGTCGGCGGTGCACACGGCGCCGGTCGAGGGCGTACGGGGCGGCTTCGGCGTCTTCCGAATGTGA
- a CDS encoding acetyl/propionyl/methylcrotonyl-CoA carboxylase subunit alpha, which yields MISTLLVANRGEIACRVFRTCRERGIGTVAVFSDADAGALHVREADTAVRLPGSAPADTYLRGDLIVKAALAAGADAVHPGYGFLSENAEFARAVLDAGLVWVGPPPEAIEAMASKTRAKELMAAAGVPLLAAVDPASVTEADLPLLIKAAAGGGGRGMRVVRQLPDLPDELVAASAEARSAFGDGEVFAEPYVERGRHVEVQILADAYGTVWALGTRDCSLQRRHQKVIEESPAPGLPAELRATLTAAAVSAARAVEYWGAGTVEFLLSPTGRAYFLEMNTRLQVEHPVTEEVFAVDLVALQLAVSEGAKLPPTPPPPTGHAVEARLYAEDPPKGWTPQPGRIFELAVRGVGGGPGDRPRIRVDAGYGPGDRIGMHYDSMLAKVVAWAPTRGEAVRLLGDALRRARIHGPVTNRELLVRSLRHPDFVAGRVDTGFYERHLNALTAPGDGDHDNARHAALAAALADAVRRGHPVGGWRNLPSQPQTKTYGGHEVRYHRTRDGFRVEDDAVRAVAVAADRVTLELDGVLRHFDVADHSDEGGHVYVDGPTGSYRLLAHPRFTDPRTATAPGSLLAPMPGTVVRIADGIGEGSAVTAGQPLIWLEAMKMEHRITAPASGTLTTLHAAPGSQVEVGALLAVVAPAPATDTTQGNT from the coding sequence ATGATCTCAACTCTTCTGGTCGCGAACCGCGGCGAGATCGCGTGCCGGGTCTTCCGGACCTGCCGTGAGCGCGGTATCGGCACGGTCGCCGTCTTCTCGGACGCGGACGCCGGGGCGCTGCACGTGCGGGAGGCGGACACGGCCGTACGGCTGCCGGGATCGGCCCCGGCCGACACGTACTTGCGCGGCGACCTGATCGTGAAGGCGGCGCTCGCGGCGGGCGCGGACGCGGTGCATCCCGGCTACGGATTCCTCTCGGAGAACGCCGAGTTCGCGCGGGCCGTGCTGGACGCGGGGCTGGTGTGGGTGGGGCCGCCGCCCGAGGCGATCGAGGCGATGGCGTCCAAGACGCGGGCGAAGGAACTGATGGCGGCGGCGGGCGTCCCTCTGCTCGCGGCGGTGGACCCGGCGTCGGTGACGGAGGCGGATCTGCCGCTGCTGATCAAGGCGGCGGCGGGGGGCGGGGGCCGGGGGATGCGGGTGGTCCGTCAACTGCCGGATCTGCCCGACGAGTTGGTGGCGGCCTCGGCCGAGGCGCGGTCGGCGTTCGGGGACGGCGAGGTCTTCGCGGAGCCGTACGTGGAACGGGGCCGGCATGTCGAGGTCCAGATCCTCGCCGACGCGTACGGCACGGTGTGGGCGCTGGGTACGCGCGACTGCTCGCTGCAACGGCGCCACCAGAAGGTGATCGAGGAGTCCCCGGCCCCCGGCCTGCCGGCGGAATTGCGCGCGACCCTCACGGCCGCGGCGGTGTCGGCGGCGCGCGCGGTGGAGTACTGGGGCGCGGGCACGGTCGAGTTCCTGCTCTCGCCGACGGGCCGGGCGTACTTCCTGGAGATGAACACCCGCCTCCAGGTCGAACACCCGGTGACGGAGGAGGTGTTCGCCGTGGACCTGGTGGCGCTCCAACTCGCGGTGTCGGAGGGCGCGAAGCTCCCCCCAACCCCTCCACCCCCCACGGGCCACGCGGTGGAGGCCCGCCTGTACGCGGAGGACCCGCCGAAGGGGTGGACGCCACAGCCGGGGCGGATTTTCGAGCTGGCGGTGCGGGGGGTGGGGGGCGGCCCTGGCGATCGGCCCCGTATCCGCGTCGACGCCGGATATGGGCCCGGTGATCGCATCGGGATGCACTACGACTCCATGCTCGCCAAGGTCGTCGCCTGGGCGCCCACCCGGGGCGAGGCCGTCCGGTTGCTCGGCGATGCGCTGCGGCGGGCTCGCATCCACGGGCCCGTCACCAACCGGGAGTTGCTCGTGCGGTCCCTGCGGCATCCGGACTTCGTCGCCGGGCGCGTCGACACCGGGTTCTACGAGCGGCACCTCAACGCGCTCACCGCACCCGGCGACGGCGACCACGACAACGCCCGGCACGCCGCCCTCGCTGCCGCGCTCGCCGATGCCGTACGGCGCGGGCACCCCGTCGGCGGCTGGCGGAATCTCCCGTCCCAGCCGCAGACCAAGACGTACGGCGGGCACGAGGTCCGCTACCACCGCACCCGTGACGGGTTCCGCGTCGAGGACGACGCCGTACGCGCCGTCGCCGTAGCGGCCGACCGCGTCACCCTCGAACTCGACGGCGTCCTACGGCACTTCGACGTTGCCGACCACAGCGACGAGGGCGGCCACGTCTACGTGGACGGTCCCACCGGCTCGTACCGCCTCCTCGCCCACCCCCGCTTCACCGACCCCCGTACCGCCACCGCGCCCGGCTCGCTGCTCGCGCCCATGCCCGGCACCGTCGTGCGGATCGCCGACGGGATCGGCGAGGGCAGCGCCGTCACCGCCGGGCAGCCGCTCATCTGGCTGGAGGCCATGAAGATGGAGCACCGCATCACCGCTCCGGCCTCCGGCACGCTCACCACGCTGCACGCCGCCCCCGGCAGCCAGGTCGAGGTCGGCGCGCTTCTCGCCGTAGTCGCGCCTGCTCCCGCCACCGACACCACGCAGGGGAACACATGA